One window of the Cryptomeria japonica chromosome 7, Sugi_1.0, whole genome shotgun sequence genome contains the following:
- the LOC131030455 gene encoding polyamine oxidase 7 has protein sequence MGLSNLALFSIVATLILCSSSLADAGDATTIIVGAGMSGIMAAKTLFEKGIKDFVILEATNRIGGRMHKKMVGGYPIEMGANWVQGVGSRENVNPIWTLANKYNLLTFKSNYDNISYNIYDQEGGILPQSVVAEPYERALASSEFSENLSLTFRENGEEDISILASQRVSGHVPTTPLEMAIDFFVYDYETAEPPRVTSLKNVEPSATFEDYGVDNYFVADSRGYEHVVHRLAQEFLESSNGKIIDKRLKLNKVVRKIEYGDSGVKVSTEDGSVYTAKNSIVSVSAGVLQTKLIEFKPDLPMWKLLAIYKWDMAIYCKIFVKFPYKFWPTGGPGTEFFMYVHERRGYYNNWQHLENEYPGGNLLMVTVVDEEARRIEQQPEEDTKTEIMQVLRKMFGKNIPEMSDILIPKWGQDRFYKGTFSNWPIGVSEQDFHELKAAVGPVFFSGEHTNQEYNGYVHGAYLAGIDTANMVLDCINDGNCANNSTLTKKTPVLADARARPEIKLGKMFGTRARRKAPVERKFSV, from the exons ATGGGTTTATCTAATTTAGCTCTCTTCTCTATTGTGGCAACGCTAATACTCTGTTCATCCTCTTTAGCAGATGCTGGCGATGCAACTACCATTATCGTTGGGGCTGGAATGTCAG GCATAATGGCGGCAAAGACTCTGTTTGAGAAGGGGATTAAGGATTTTGTAATATTGGAGGCGACGAATAGAATCGGTGGAAGAATGCACAAGAAGATGGTGGGGGGGTATCCAATAGAGATGGGTGCAAACTGGGTGCAAGGCGTAGGGTCACGAGAGAATGTGAATCCCATCTGGACACTTGCTAACAAATACAACCTCCTGACCTTTAAGTCTAACTATGACAATATTAGTTACAATATTTATGATCAGGA GGGAGGCATTTTGCCGCAGTCTGTAGTGGCAGAGCCATACGAGAGAGCACTAGCATCATCGGAGTTTAGTGAAAATCTGTCTCTAACATTTAGAGAAAATGGAGAGGAAGACATCTCAATCTTGGCGTCACAGCGCGTTTCCGGGCA TGTTCCAACGACACCTTTGGAGATGGCCATCGACTTTTTCGTCTATGACTATGAAACTGCTG AACCTCCACGTGTAACGAGCTTAAAGAACGTGGAGCCGAGTGCAACATTTGAAGATTATGGAGTAGATAATTACTTCGTGGCAGACAGCCGAGGATACGAGCATGTTGTGCACAGATTGGCCCAAGAATTTCTCGAGTCTAGCAATGGAAAGATAATCGACAAGCGGCTCAAACTAAATAAG GTGGTGCGTAAAATCGAGTATGGTGATAGTGGCGTAAAGGTCTCCACAGAGGATGGTTCAGTTTACACTGCAAAGAACAGCATTGTATCCGTTAGCGCGGGAGTGCTGCAGACAAAGCTTATCGAATTTAAACCCGATCTGCCT ATGTGGAAGCTGCTGGCAATATACAAGTGGGATATGGCGATCTACTGCAAGATCTTCGTGAAGTTCCCTTACAAATTCTGGCCAACTGGAGGACCAGGCACCGAGTTCTTCATGTACGTCCATGAAAGAAGAGGTTACTACAATAACTGGCAG CACTTGGAAAACGAGTACCCTGGAGGGAACCTTCTTATGGTAACTGTAGTAGACGAGGAAGCGCGAAGAATAGAACAGCAGCCTGAAGAGGACACTAAAACTGAAATCATGCAAGTTTTGAGAAAGATGTTTGGCAAAAACATTCCAGAGATGTCTGATATCTTGATTCCTAAATGGGGACAGGATCGCTTTTACAAGGGAACATTTTCAAACTGGCCGATTGGTGTTTCCGAGCAAGACTTTCACGAGTTAAAG GCAGCAGTTGGTCCTGTCTTCTTCAGCGGTGAACATACGAATCAAGAGTATAATGGATATGTGCATGGTGCTTATCTAGCAG GCATTGACACAGCTAATATGGTGCTGGATTGCATTAACGATGGTAACTGCGCTAACAATTCAACACTCACAAAGAAGACGCCCGTACTCGCAGATGCTCGCGCTCGTCCAGAGATCAAACTG GGGAAGATGTTTGGAACTCGGGCAAGAAGAAAGGCCCCAGTTGAACGAAAGTTTTCGGTTTGA